The Fluviispira vulneris sequence GACGACCTGCGGTATCGATTATGACTAAGTCAAGCCATTCGTTACGTGCAAACTCAATACCTTTTTCAGCAATTTCAACAGCATCATTTGTATCTAAGGAAAATACAGGGACATTGATTTTCTCTCCTAGAATTTTCAATTGATCTCGTGCAGCTGGGCGGTAGACATCGGCTGCTACGAGGAGTGGTCTCATTTTGTGCCGCTCTGCTAACAGCTTAGCTAATTTCGCTGCGTGAGTTGTTTTACCTGCGCCTTGTAGGCCAACGAGCAATATTACTGTTGGACCTTTGGTATTTTTAATAATTTCTGTTTGATTACCGCCTAAAAAGTCAACGAGTTCATCATGGCAGGTCTTTATAAAATGATCTCCTGCTGAAACCTTTTGGCCAGACTTTGCCTTGAGCTGAACGACTTCATCGAGGGCTTTTCCGCGGACGTTTTCGAGAAATTGTTTAGTTACTTTAAGATCGACATCAGCGTCTAGAAGCGATCTTTTAATTGCCTCAAGAGCTGGCGATATATTTTCATCTGTCAGGCGGGTTTGGCCCTTAAGCTTGAGAGATGCGTCTTTAAATCCTTGGGTGACTAAGTCAAACATTTTTGTAACCTTTCCACAAAAAATCAACTACAAACGTGATTCTATAACTCTCGCAATAGGCAAAGGTCAATGTAAAATCACGCATACTCTTAGCAGTGGTTTTGCACCTAGAGCTTTGCTAGGCTGAACAGAAATCACACTGGAGACATTTAAAAGACTCTGGTATTCAGAGCATGTGCAAAGACATCGCACTTATTAAGGAGAATGAATTATGTCTGATATCGTATTCGTGTTTCCAGGGCAAGGAAGCCAGACCGTTGGAATGGGTAAAGAAATCTCAGAGCAATTTCAGGAGTTTAAGGAAACATTGCAAGAAGCTTCCGATTCCCTTGGTTTTAACATGGAACGCTTGTGTTTTGAAGATCCCGAAGCAAAATTAAATTTAACCGAATTCACGCAACCCGCTATCTTGGCAATAAGTGTTGCTACATTGCGTGTATTGCAAAAAAGGGTTGGAGTCACTCCCACTCTTGTTGCTGGCCATAGTTTAGGAGAGTATTCGGCTCTTGTTTCTTTAGGGGCACTTGATTTTTCCGATGCGTTGCGCGCTGTTCATTTTAGAGGTCAAGCAATGCAGCGTGCTGTTCCTGTTGGAGTAGGAGCTATGGCTGCCTATTTGGGGAATTCGAGTGAACTTATTCCTGAAATATGTAAAGAAGTATCCACATCTGATTGCAAAGTTGAAGTCGTTAATTTTAATTCCCCAGGACAGCTCGTTTTAAGTGGACATAAAAAAGCTGTGGCAAAAGTATGTGAAGAAGTTTCTGCAAGGAAATTAGGAAGAGCAAAAGAGCTCCCAGTCAGTGCACCTTTTCATTCCTCTCTTATGCAACCAGCAGCTGATGAAATGGCCAAATTTCTTGCCAATATTCCATTGAATTCATTTTCTGGAAAAATCGTTGCAAATGTGGATGCAAAATTACATACTGTGCAGTCCTATACTCATGAGACGCTTATAAAACAGATAGCAAATGCAGTTTTGTGGACACAATCTTTAGCAATATTAAAAGACTCAGCACCACACGCAAATTGGGTAGAAGTGGGGCCAGGGAAAGTCTTACAAGGACTCACTAAAAAAACTTATGAGACTGTCAATTGCCTAGGAACTCAAGATTTAACTTCACTTAAGTCAACAATTGAAACTCTCTCAAAATAAATTTGGAGTAATAAACAAAGTGCCTAAATTAAAGTCACAAGAAGATATCTTAAAAATGCGTGAAGCAGGAAGACTTGCTGCACATACTTTGCAGCATGCTGGGACTGTTATAAAGCCTGGGATCAGCACTGAAGAAATAAACACAGCTGTGCATGAGTTTATAATTTCTCATGGGGCTTATCCGAGTCCTTTGAACTATAAAGGCTATCCAAAATCCGTTTGTACAAGTATTAATGATGTAATATGTCATGGAATACCAAGTAAAACTGAAATTTTAAAAGAAGGCGATATTATAAACGTTGATGTTACTGTTACCTTAGACGGTTACTTTGGTGATTGTTCAAGAACTTTTTTTGTTGGAGAGCACATTTCTGAAGAAAGTATTAAGGTAACAAATGTTGCTGAAGAGTGTTTAGCGCGTGGGATAGCAGCTGCTAAACATGGGAGTCGCTTAGGAGATGTGGGTTGGGCTATTCAAAGTTATGCTGAAAAAGAAGGCTGTGGAGTCGTAAGAGATTTTGTCGGTCATGGAATAGGAAAAGTTTTTCATGAACCTGACTTACAAGTTCCACATTATGGCCGCTCAGGGACGGGGCTCAAAATTGTCAGAGGGATGATTTTTACAATCGAACCTATGATCAATGCTGGTGACTGGCGCATGAAAATGATGAAAGATGGCTGGACTTCTAAAACTTTGGACGGTAAACCTTCTGCACAATTCGAACATACAATTGCTATTGTTGGAAATGGTATTGAAATTCTAACGGCTCTTGAAGATGACCCGATTGCAATCCGAGCAAAGGCTTTGGGAGCAAATATTCTCTGGCCTGAATTAAAGGTTTAATACTTTTTATGTTTCATACAGAAAATCTAACAATAATAAATATTATGGCTTCATCTGTAGATGGTAAGATTTCTGCTCATAAAATGGAGTCTACAGAAGATAGAAATAAAAGTGGTTTAGTTTGTAATGAAGATTTTTTACGTATGAGAAATTTAGTTGCAACTTGTGATGCAGTTTTTTTAGGTGCAAGAACTATATCTACTGAAAAAGGGGCTTTTCGAGTTGCAAATCTTTCACAAAAGCAAGAAGAACCTGAGTGGATAGTTTTTACTCGAAGCGGGGAAATTTCTTTTTCTCATGAATTTTGGCAACAGAAAAATATACCCAAAAGTATTTTTTTTGTATCTTCATTTAATAAAAATGATGAACCATGTCTTAAAACTGAAGAGAAACAATTTCCATTTGCAACTATCAATTGCTATTTAGGCAATATTATGGGGCTTCTACAGCATTTAAAAGAAAAAAATTATAAAAGGATAGCTTTACTTGGTGGCGGAGAGTTAAATGCAGCTTTTTGGGAACAAAAGCTTGTTGATGAGTTATTTCTAACAATAAGCCCAATAGTTATTGGAAATAAAAATGCTCCAGCGCTGATTAGCTCAGAAACAATTTTAAAAAGTACACTTGAGTGTGAAAATGTTTCTCGCTCCGGTGATTTTATTTTTATTGACTATAAAGTTAAGAAATAATATACCGCATTATCTTTTTAGTTTTAAACAAAATTATATGGATATTAATTTATGGAACATGATATTTTAGTGCGAAAAGATAGTGAAAGTTGGGGAAAAATAAGGACTATTTTTTTTGTTTCAGGTATAATATTTATATGTGCAATAGGCTTTGTTGCTTCTGATATTTATTTACCCTCGTTACCAACAATTGCTGATTACTTTAAAAAAGATGCTGCTTATGTTCAATTAACAATGAGTTTGTTTTTATTAACAATGGCTATTTTTCAAATTTTCTCTGGTTCAATATCGGATAAATATGGAAGAAAAAGAGTCTTATTTGTTTTTTCTCTAATTTTTATTTTATCCTCTTTGGGGTGTTTCTACTCTTCGTCGATAAATGAACTCATTATATATCGTTGCTTACAAGCTCTTGGTGCTTGTGCTGGTATGTCTATTGGACAGGCAATGATTGCAG is a genomic window containing:
- the fabD gene encoding ACP S-malonyltransferase, translated to MSDIVFVFPGQGSQTVGMGKEISEQFQEFKETLQEASDSLGFNMERLCFEDPEAKLNLTEFTQPAILAISVATLRVLQKRVGVTPTLVAGHSLGEYSALVSLGALDFSDALRAVHFRGQAMQRAVPVGVGAMAAYLGNSSELIPEICKEVSTSDCKVEVVNFNSPGQLVLSGHKKAVAKVCEEVSARKLGRAKELPVSAPFHSSLMQPAADEMAKFLANIPLNSFSGKIVANVDAKLHTVQSYTHETLIKQIANAVLWTQSLAILKDSAPHANWVEVGPGKVLQGLTKKTYETVNCLGTQDLTSLKSTIETLSK
- the map gene encoding type I methionyl aminopeptidase codes for the protein MPKLKSQEDILKMREAGRLAAHTLQHAGTVIKPGISTEEINTAVHEFIISHGAYPSPLNYKGYPKSVCTSINDVICHGIPSKTEILKEGDIINVDVTVTLDGYFGDCSRTFFVGEHISEESIKVTNVAEECLARGIAAAKHGSRLGDVGWAIQSYAEKEGCGVVRDFVGHGIGKVFHEPDLQVPHYGRSGTGLKIVRGMIFTIEPMINAGDWRMKMMKDGWTSKTLDGKPSAQFEHTIAIVGNGIEILTALEDDPIAIRAKALGANILWPELKV
- a CDS encoding dihydrofolate reductase family protein, which translates into the protein MFHTENLTIINIMASSVDGKISAHKMESTEDRNKSGLVCNEDFLRMRNLVATCDAVFLGARTISTEKGAFRVANLSQKQEEPEWIVFTRSGEISFSHEFWQQKNIPKSIFFVSSFNKNDEPCLKTEEKQFPFATINCYLGNIMGLLQHLKEKNYKRIALLGGGELNAAFWEQKLVDELFLTISPIVIGNKNAPALISSETILKSTLECENVSRSGDFIFIDYKVKK